One Actinosynnema pretiosum DNA segment encodes these proteins:
- a CDS encoding YeeE/YedE family protein, whose protein sequence is MSTTTETPSDQRRLPTFPTSCAAPAPRPEEPVRVVPLAVASLIAVALTGYAWTAHGARSGVLLLLGLGLGVALFHSRFGFTSAWRQLVAVGNGAGVRAHSLLLGTAATLVALIVSTGSGLFGSVPKASAGPIGLALFVGALLFAVGMQLGGACASGTLFAVGSGQSTILLTLFGFIVGSVVYTAAFPVFDGWPSVPGVLLSDHVGWFGSWALTIAALGLIVLATWFVQKRRTPPPADVVPTATGLARVLRGSWPLLVGAVVLGVLAGAVFLVSGGIWGVTFAFALWGAKFLQLVGLHPETWEFWRSASNAKALAGSVWTDKTTLTDVGIMIGAAIAAALAGAWRLHTSIPWRTALAAVLGGVLMGVGARLAGGCNIGAYLGGISTGSLHGWLWGAFALGGTWIGLRLRPLFGLGVPKASDSVC, encoded by the coding sequence GTGTCCACGACCACTGAGACCCCCTCCGACCAGCGCAGGCTCCCGACCTTCCCGACCTCCTGCGCAGCGCCCGCGCCCCGGCCGGAGGAGCCGGTGCGGGTCGTCCCGCTCGCCGTCGCCTCGCTGATCGCGGTGGCGCTGACCGGCTACGCGTGGACCGCGCACGGCGCGAGGTCCGGCGTGCTGCTCCTGCTCGGCCTCGGGCTGGGCGTGGCCCTGTTCCACTCGCGGTTCGGGTTCACCTCGGCGTGGCGGCAGCTGGTCGCGGTCGGCAACGGCGCGGGCGTGCGGGCGCACTCGCTGCTGCTCGGCACGGCGGCCACGCTCGTCGCGCTGATCGTGTCGACCGGGTCCGGGTTGTTCGGGTCCGTGCCCAAGGCGAGCGCCGGACCGATCGGCCTGGCGCTGTTCGTGGGCGCCCTGCTGTTCGCGGTCGGGATGCAGCTGGGCGGCGCGTGCGCGTCCGGCACGCTGTTCGCGGTCGGCTCGGGCCAGTCCACGATCCTGCTGACCCTGTTCGGCTTCATCGTCGGCTCGGTGGTCTACACCGCCGCGTTCCCGGTGTTCGACGGCTGGCCCTCGGTGCCGGGCGTGCTGCTGTCGGACCACGTGGGCTGGTTCGGCTCGTGGGCGCTGACGATCGCGGCGCTGGGGCTGATCGTGCTGGCGACCTGGTTCGTGCAGAAGCGCCGCACCCCGCCGCCCGCGGACGTGGTCCCGACCGCGACCGGTCTGGCGCGGGTGCTGCGCGGCTCGTGGCCGCTCCTGGTCGGCGCGGTGGTGCTGGGCGTGCTGGCGGGCGCGGTGTTCCTGGTGTCGGGCGGGATCTGGGGCGTGACGTTCGCGTTCGCCCTGTGGGGCGCGAAGTTCCTGCAGCTGGTCGGGCTGCACCCGGAGACGTGGGAGTTCTGGCGGAGCGCGTCGAACGCGAAGGCGCTGGCCGGGTCGGTGTGGACGGACAAGACCACGCTGACCGACGTGGGCATCATGATCGGCGCGGCGATCGCGGCGGCCCTGGCCGGGGCGTGGAGGCTGCACACCTCGATCCCGTGGCGCACGGCGCTCGCGGCGGTGCTGGGCGGGGTCCTGATGGGCGTGGGCGCGCGACTGGCCGGTGGTTGCAACATCGGCGCGTACCTGGGCGGGATCTCCACGGGCAGCCTGCACGGGTGGCTGTGGGGCGCGTTCGCGCTGGGCGGCACGTGGATCGGGCTGCGGCTGCGACCGCTGTTCGGGCTGGGCGTGCCGAAGGCGTCGGACAGCGTGTGCTGA
- a CDS encoding FAD-dependent monooxygenase, whose amino-acid sequence MDTQVLIIGAGPTGLALAADLARRGVDHRIVDRADGPFAGSRAKGVQPRTLEVLDDLGVVDRVLAAGTTTLPALAHDGDRAHLVDLNEGRHPTPSTPYARTLVIPQFATEAALRSLVPHVEHSSEVTALTQDERGVTATVNGQELTAAYAVACDGGRSPIRKRLGVGFAGETLADHRIVVADVVLDGLDRDHWHMWRSDPGSMLALCPLPGTDLFQLQANAAPDRVAEPTEEDLRELVATRTGRSDVVLREVRWRSLFRLNVRMADRYRVGRVFLAGDAAHVHSPSGAQGMNTGVQDAYNLGWKLAGALSGALPAEAAEALLDSYEAERLPIAAWLLGVTTEAHHRMAAEMRIGKRDDELLQLGIGYRRGPLAEPSGLPGVQPGDRAPGAPCALADGTPTRVFDLVRGPGFTLLGVGVEPPEHAGVRAHRIEDPDGHVAAGYGVPEGALVLVRPDGHVGVVTHDPEVVAGYLKRVLG is encoded by the coding sequence ATGGACACCCAGGTACTGATCATCGGCGCGGGCCCCACCGGCCTCGCGCTCGCCGCCGACCTCGCCCGGCGCGGCGTCGACCACCGGATCGTCGACCGGGCGGACGGGCCGTTCGCCGGGTCGCGCGCCAAGGGCGTGCAGCCGCGCACCCTGGAGGTGCTGGACGACCTCGGCGTCGTGGACCGGGTGCTGGCGGCGGGCACGACGACCCTGCCCGCGCTCGCGCACGACGGCGACCGGGCCCACCTGGTCGACCTCAACGAGGGCCGCCACCCCACGCCGAGCACCCCGTACGCCCGCACGCTGGTCATCCCGCAGTTCGCCACCGAGGCCGCGCTGCGCTCGCTCGTCCCGCACGTCGAGCACTCCAGCGAGGTCACCGCGCTGACCCAGGACGAGCGCGGCGTCACCGCGACCGTCAACGGTCAGGAGCTCACCGCCGCCTACGCGGTGGCCTGCGACGGCGGGCGCAGCCCGATCCGCAAGCGGCTCGGCGTCGGGTTCGCGGGCGAGACGCTGGCGGACCACCGGATTGTCGTCGCCGACGTCGTGCTCGACGGGCTCGACCGCGACCACTGGCACATGTGGCGCAGCGATCCCGGTTCGATGCTCGCGCTGTGCCCGCTGCCGGGCACGGACCTGTTCCAGCTCCAGGCGAACGCCGCCCCGGACCGGGTGGCCGAGCCGACCGAGGAGGACCTGCGGGAGTTGGTCGCGACCAGGACCGGGCGGTCGGACGTGGTGCTGCGGGAGGTGCGCTGGCGCTCGCTGTTCCGGCTGAACGTGCGGATGGCGGACCGCTACCGGGTCGGCCGGGTGTTCCTCGCGGGCGACGCCGCGCACGTCCACTCGCCCTCCGGCGCGCAGGGCATGAACACCGGCGTGCAGGACGCGTACAACCTGGGCTGGAAGCTCGCCGGGGCGCTCTCGGGCGCGCTGCCCGCCGAGGCGGCGGAGGCGCTGCTGGACAGCTACGAGGCCGAGCGGCTGCCGATCGCGGCGTGGCTGCTGGGCGTGACCACCGAGGCGCACCACAGGATGGCCGCCGAGATGCGGATCGGGAAGCGCGACGACGAGCTGCTCCAGCTGGGCATCGGCTACCGCAGGGGGCCGCTGGCCGAGCCGTCCGGGCTGCCCGGCGTCCAGCCCGGCGACCGGGCGCCGGGCGCGCCGTGCGCGCTGGCCGACGGGACCCCGACGCGGGTGTTCGACCTGGTGCGGGGACCGGGTTTCACGCTGCTGGGCGTCGGCGTCGAACCGCCCGAGCACGCCGGGGTCCGGGCGCACCGGATCGAGGACCCGGACGGGCACGTCGCCGCCGGGTACGGGGTGCCGGAGGGCGCGCTGGTGCTGGTGCGGCCGGACGGGCACGTGGGTGTGGTGACGCACGACCCCGAGGTGGTCGCCGGGTACCTCAAGCGCGTTCTGGGCTGA
- a CDS encoding BTAD domain-containing putative transcriptional regulator translates to MRVVVLGPLLVTADDGAEIEVRGARLRVLLARLAADPGRVVPVAELVDALWPDHPPVDAAASLQSLVSRLRKVLGPTAVSSHPTGYRLDVPTDTADARRRLADHDHASALALWRGPAFPDLPAAITAHWADLRLTAAERHPAPDPALLADLVAEHPAREGLRAKLVRALHAGGRQAEALAAYEEARRWLADELGADPGPDLRAAHLAALRPARRGAPPVPPTPLVGRADDLTRLVDLTARARLVTVTGFGGMGKTRLAQAVAARSAHPVLWVPLESASDPVDALRHAVARGDTTAAVLGERPTADPVDLLRAATCLLVLDNCEHLLDPTSELVTRLLAAAPDVRVLTTSREALGVPGEALHPLAPLDEDTSVELFTARATAARPDFAVTDDARRVCRALDGIPLALELAAARLRSLTTAQLADRVDQRLRLLDRGARTAAARHRTLRAVVDWSWELLTGPERGLLRVLAAFPGGAALDAVAEVSEVDDWVALDLVSSLVDKSLVVADGERYRLLETVREYAAGVPGPDHRPRHAAHFLALAETAEPHLRTGGQLPWLARLDAEQANLDAALSWLVQTRDGPRALRMVAARAWWWVNARARSAEARAWATAVEAFAVSPVTRLLAAGVIADELRERASPLLMCLVDAVRWWHSEGADLLGARMRESADPWSRGVGVLVRGLAAYELSAGRAEEAERWYRRALRELTEVGDRWAIALAGVSLSQLLGNRGAHAEALAVLEEARRASASFGAVEDVLVPLAPLVQSARLRVRTGDLVAARRELDRARAVAVRRADPLELARVHLASAELAHARGERAEAVDRFRAALATAPPDSPPQFRSTVHSGLARALPVEEGGPEHDRALDEARRSPDGPAIALAWEAKALWLREVGDREGVVAALDEAERARGVLALADPEIADLARWAGRRTVSPERA, encoded by the coding sequence GTGCGCGTCGTGGTGCTGGGGCCACTGCTCGTGACCGCCGACGACGGCGCGGAGATCGAGGTCCGGGGCGCCCGCCTGCGCGTGCTCCTCGCCCGCCTCGCCGCCGATCCCGGCCGGGTCGTGCCCGTGGCCGAGCTGGTCGACGCGCTCTGGCCGGACCACCCGCCCGTCGACGCCGCGGCCTCCCTCCAGTCCCTCGTCTCCCGGCTGCGCAAGGTGCTCGGCCCCACCGCCGTCTCCTCGCACCCCACCGGTTACCGCCTCGACGTGCCCACCGACACCGCCGACGCCCGGCGGCGCCTCGCCGACCACGACCACGCCTCCGCGCTCGCCCTCTGGCGCGGCCCCGCGTTCCCCGACCTCCCGGCCGCCATCACCGCGCACTGGGCCGACCTGCGCCTCACCGCCGCCGAGCGGCACCCCGCGCCCGACCCCGCCCTGCTGGCGGACCTCGTCGCCGAGCACCCCGCCCGCGAGGGGCTGCGCGCCAAGCTGGTGCGCGCCCTGCACGCCGGCGGCAGGCAGGCCGAGGCGCTCGCCGCGTACGAGGAGGCCCGCCGCTGGCTCGCCGACGAGCTGGGCGCCGACCCCGGCCCCGACCTGCGCGCGGCGCACCTGGCCGCGCTGCGCCCCGCCCGGCGCGGCGCCCCGCCGGTCCCGCCGACCCCGCTGGTCGGCCGCGCGGACGACCTCACCCGGCTCGTCGACCTGACCGCCCGCGCCCGCCTGGTCACCGTCACCGGCTTCGGCGGCATGGGCAAGACCCGGCTCGCCCAGGCCGTCGCCGCCCGCAGCGCGCACCCCGTCCTGTGGGTGCCGCTGGAGTCCGCCTCCGACCCGGTCGACGCCCTCCGGCACGCCGTGGCGCGGGGCGACACCACCGCCGCCGTCCTCGGCGAGCGCCCCACCGCCGACCCGGTCGACCTGCTGCGCGCCGCCACCTGCCTGCTGGTGCTGGACAACTGCGAGCACCTGCTCGACCCCACCTCGGAGCTGGTCACCCGGCTGCTCGCCGCCGCGCCGGACGTGCGCGTGCTCACCACCAGCCGCGAGGCGCTGGGCGTGCCCGGCGAGGCGCTGCACCCGCTGGCCCCGCTGGACGAGGACACCTCGGTCGAGCTGTTCACCGCCCGCGCCACCGCCGCCCGCCCCGACTTCGCGGTGACCGACGACGCCCGCCGGGTGTGCCGCGCGCTCGACGGCATCCCGCTCGCGCTGGAGCTGGCCGCCGCCCGCCTGCGCTCCCTCACCACCGCCCAGCTCGCCGACCGCGTCGACCAGCGCCTGCGGCTGCTCGACCGGGGCGCCAGGACCGCCGCCGCCCGCCACCGCACGCTGCGCGCCGTCGTCGACTGGAGCTGGGAGCTGCTCACCGGGCCCGAGCGCGGGCTGCTCCGCGTCCTGGCCGCGTTCCCCGGCGGCGCGGCGCTGGACGCGGTCGCCGAGGTGTCCGAAGTGGACGACTGGGTGGCGCTGGACCTGGTGTCCTCGCTGGTGGACAAGTCCCTGGTGGTCGCCGACGGCGAGCGGTACCGGCTGCTGGAGACCGTGCGCGAGTACGCGGCGGGCGTCCCCGGACCCGACCACCGGCCCCGGCACGCCGCGCACTTCCTGGCGCTCGCCGAGACCGCCGAACCGCACCTGCGCACCGGCGGCCAGCTGCCGTGGCTGGCCAGGCTCGACGCCGAGCAGGCCAACCTGGACGCCGCGCTGTCCTGGCTCGTGCAGACCCGCGACGGCCCGCGCGCCCTGCGCATGGTCGCCGCCCGCGCCTGGTGGTGGGTCAACGCGCGCGCCCGCTCCGCCGAGGCCCGCGCGTGGGCGACGGCCGTGGAGGCGTTCGCGGTCTCCCCGGTCACCCGGCTGCTCGCGGCGGGGGTGATCGCCGACGAGCTGCGGGAGCGGGCGAGCCCGCTGCTGATGTGCCTGGTCGACGCGGTGCGGTGGTGGCACTCGGAGGGCGCGGACCTGCTCGGCGCGCGGATGCGCGAGTCCGCCGACCCGTGGTCGCGCGGGGTCGGCGTGCTGGTGCGGGGGCTGGCCGCCTACGAGCTGAGCGCGGGGCGCGCCGAGGAGGCCGAGCGGTGGTACCGGCGGGCGCTGCGCGAGCTGACCGAGGTCGGCGACCGGTGGGCGATCGCGCTCGCGGGCGTGTCCCTGTCGCAGCTGCTGGGCAACCGGGGCGCGCACGCGGAGGCGCTGGCGGTGCTGGAGGAGGCGCGGCGGGCGTCCGCGTCGTTCGGCGCGGTGGAGGACGTGCTGGTGCCGCTGGCGCCGCTGGTGCAGTCCGCCAGGCTGCGCGTGCGCACCGGTGATCTCGTTGCCGCGCGGCGGGAGCTGGACCGGGCGCGGGCCGTGGCCGTCCGCCGCGCCGACCCGCTGGAGCTGGCCCGCGTCCACCTCGCCTCCGCCGAGCTCGCGCACGCGCGCGGCGAGCGGGCCGAGGCGGTCGACCGGTTCCGCGCCGCGCTCGCCACCGCACCGCCCGACTCCCCGCCGCAGTTCCGCTCCACGGTCCACAGCGGACTTGCCCGCGCGCTCCCGGTCGAGGAGGGCGGTCCGGAGCACGACCGGGCGCTGGACGAGGCCCGCCGCTCCCCGGACGGACCGGCGATCGCGCTCGCGTGGGAGGCGAAGGCCCTGTGGCTGCGGGAGGTCGGCGACCGGGAGGGCGTGGTCGCCGCGCTGGACGAGGCCGAGCGGGCGCGCGGCGTGCTCGCGCTCGCCGACCCGGAGATCGCCGACCTCGCCCGCTGGGCCGGGCGCCGGACCGTCAGCCCAGAACGCGCTTGA
- a CDS encoding DedA family protein, translating into MHHLTAVFDVVLRSAWLLPVLALLIALDAPVPMLPSESLLVAAASGAFHSHDAPAVLGLALTAMAGSVLGDFLVYGLGRGSHRLLRVPEDAGPAGWVRRNLTDRPVVVCVGARLLPGGRLVSTAACGRVGLPVRRFLPATLAASAVWSAYMLAFAAALGPFTHGHPLLSLAAGLVLSAVTAGGFELARRIFRKPGGDAGGSAPAGSVAAEQVAAGSVVAGPVAAAAMAAEPLPSAAEPPRPAG; encoded by the coding sequence GTGCACCATCTGACTGCGGTGTTCGACGTCGTGCTGCGCAGCGCCTGGTTGCTGCCGGTGCTGGCGCTGCTCATCGCGCTCGACGCGCCGGTGCCGATGCTGCCCAGCGAGTCGCTGCTGGTGGCCGCCGCGTCCGGGGCGTTCCACTCGCACGACGCGCCCGCCGTGCTCGGGCTCGCGCTGACCGCGATGGCGGGCTCGGTGCTGGGCGACTTCCTGGTCTACGGGCTCGGTCGCGGCTCGCACCGGCTGCTGCGCGTGCCCGAGGACGCCGGACCGGCGGGCTGGGTGCGGCGGAACCTGACGGACCGGCCGGTCGTGGTGTGCGTCGGCGCGCGGCTGCTGCCCGGCGGGCGGCTGGTGAGCACGGCGGCGTGCGGGCGGGTCGGGCTGCCGGTGCGGCGGTTCCTGCCCGCGACGCTCGCCGCGTCGGCGGTGTGGAGCGCGTACATGCTCGCGTTCGCCGCCGCGCTCGGGCCGTTCACCCACGGGCACCCGCTGCTGTCGCTGGCCGCCGGGCTGGTGCTGTCGGCGGTGACGGCGGGCGGGTTCGAGCTCGCGCGCCGGATCTTCCGCAAGCCGGGTGGGGACGCCGGAGGATCGGCGCCCGCCGGGTCGGTCGCCGCTGAACAGGTCGCCGCTGGGTCGGTTGTGGCTGGGCCGGTCGCGGCAGCCGCGATGGCCGCCGAACCCCTCCCGTCCGCCGCCGAACCGCCCCGCCCCGCCGGCTGA